The following are from one region of the Candidatus Trichorickettsia mobilis genome:
- a CDS encoding M23 family metallopeptidase: protein MNNILLSLLLIFMICGCVTQQPAPIEYKNTNSYNKDNQTINASDWSGDQDKTIGAIKTENAVISQPLPIKQEEYEKISGELHDPYHDDESIVMPQNLPDHKLDGTDKLAQEQKQNLTNNESNDTGYDYLRPVKGEIITKFGEITNGKKSNGIDIAAAQGSAIVSVAAGEIVYAGFDEKFGNLVIVKLNNNNLYVAYAHMNDLMFSKGEMVKQGDLIGHVGSTGHTDMPKLHFAIREGKTAVNPLKYIPE from the coding sequence ATGAATAATATCTTGCTGTCATTACTTTTAATTTTCATGATTTGTGGTTGTGTCACTCAACAGCCAGCTCCTATTGAATACAAAAATACTAATAGTTATAATAAGGATAATCAAACTATTAATGCTAGTGATTGGAGTGGTGATCAAGACAAAACTATTGGAGCGATTAAAACTGAGAATGCAGTAATAAGCCAACCACTACCAATAAAACAAGAAGAATATGAGAAAATATCAGGTGAGTTGCATGACCCTTATCATGATGATGAAAGTATAGTCATGCCACAAAATTTGCCGGATCATAAACTTGATGGAACAGATAAACTTGCGCAAGAACAAAAACAGAATCTTACTAATAACGAATCTAATGATACTGGATATGACTATTTAAGGCCTGTAAAAGGTGAAATAATTACAAAATTTGGTGAAATTACTAATGGTAAGAAAAGTAACGGTATCGATATAGCGGCTGCACAGGGGAGTGCTATAGTATCTGTGGCTGCTGGAGAAATAGTATATGCAGGTTTCGATGAAAAGTTTGGTAATTTGGTGATAGTAAAATTAAATAATAATAATTTGTATGTTGCATATGCTCATATGAACGATTTGATGTTTAGTAAAGGAGAAATGGTAAAACAAGGTGATCTGATTGGTCATGTAGGTAGCACTGGTCATACTGATATGCCTAAACTTCATTTTGCAATAAGAGAAGGCAAGACGGCGGTAAATCCATTAAAATATATCCCTGAATAA
- the rbfA gene encoding 30S ribosome-binding factor RbfA — protein sequence MDRSESYRQQRVASLINMAIVECLGRGKKLDIRLIDSPLTITKVVVTGDLKLAKCYFMPFNTKLSEVELLEALNNSKYAIRDFVTHKIDLKYSPDIRFFYDHGFDNERIVNQLLDKL from the coding sequence ATGGATAGATCAGAATCATATAGACAACAAAGAGTTGCAAGTTTAATTAATATGGCGATAGTTGAGTGTTTGGGGCGTGGTAAAAAACTGGATATCAGATTAATAGACTCTCCTCTTACTATTACTAAAGTAGTAGTAACTGGTGATCTTAAGCTTGCAAAATGTTATTTTATGCCATTTAATACCAAACTTAGTGAAGTTGAGCTTTTAGAAGCATTAAATAATTCCAAATATGCAATTAGAGATTTTGTAACTCATAAAATAGATCTTAAATATTCGCCAGATATTCGGTTTTTCTATGACCATGGCTTTGATAATGAACGTATAGTGAATCAGCTATTAGATAAGTTATAG
- the infB gene encoding translation initiation factor IF-2 produces the protein MTDIQDNKPKKLTLDRTKLSFGKSIDHANVSRSVIGSKSNTIVEVKKSKVIGSTTSSPVATTDSDHEEFNKRLSLLKRAADDKIRDSESKISTLSKLVAMNQLKVEQVITNERSDSTPKQPAVAASIDVEDSGDKKLQTIAPERSGGIGRPLVNEVFEEENGVKKKIGDTKAAPQKAKVEEPKKLKKSDIFHMLEGEEGAGANKGRSLASIRRAKEKAKRKQEILQKHDKIYREVIIPEVITVSELAGRMAERVADVIRELMKLGVMATALQSIDADTAELIVTAFGHSAKRVQESDVENILIQEIDTAENLQPRAPVVTVMGHVDHGKTSLLDALKSTDIVSYEAGGITQHIGAYRVTLANGKAITFIDTPGHEAFTEMRIRGAQVTDIVILVVAADDGIKAQTIEAINHAKAAGVPIVVAINKIDKPDINLDRVKNELLMHELVAEDLGGDTMVIPVSALKKINLDKLEEAVLLLAEMQDLKANPAAPASGIVIESRIDKGKGIIATILIQRGTLKNSDLMVAGSTYGRIKRINNDKGIDILSAGPTEPVEIYGLNEAPRAGDRFDVILNEKHARDITEYRMRLLKEKKVAVTKGSSLEDLFMKASGVGGIKELAIIIKGDVQGSVEAIATSLLKLPNDEVRVKILHQAVGGITESDVTLARASNAIILGFNVRSNANAASMAEKDKADIRYYSIIYNLIDDMKAIMNGMLSPIMREQFIGSVVIRQIFNITKIGKVAGSYVTKGVIKRGAGVRLLRDDIVIHEGKLKTLKRFKEDVKEVKEGFECGIAFENYDDIKVTDTVEVFEVIEEKKQLF, from the coding sequence ATGACTGACATTCAAGACAATAAACCAAAGAAACTAACGCTTGATAGAACCAAATTATCATTTGGTAAATCTATTGATCATGCAAATGTTAGTCGTAGTGTAATTGGTTCTAAATCGAATACAATTGTAGAGGTTAAAAAAAGTAAAGTTATTGGAAGTACAACAAGCTCGCCTGTTGCTACAACAGATTCTGATCATGAAGAATTTAATAAGCGTTTAAGTTTATTAAAAAGAGCGGCGGATGATAAGATAAGAGATTCAGAATCTAAAATTAGTACTTTAAGTAAGCTTGTTGCAATGAATCAGCTTAAAGTTGAACAAGTAATAACCAATGAGCGGTCAGATAGCACACCAAAGCAGCCTGCAGTTGCTGCATCAATAGATGTTGAAGATAGTGGTGATAAAAAACTTCAAACAATAGCGCCTGAGCGTAGTGGTGGAATAGGGCGGCCTTTAGTTAATGAGGTGTTTGAAGAAGAAAATGGTGTTAAAAAGAAGATTGGTGATACTAAAGCAGCGCCACAAAAAGCTAAGGTTGAAGAACCAAAGAAACTGAAAAAGTCTGATATCTTTCATATGCTTGAAGGTGAAGAAGGAGCTGGAGCAAATAAAGGGCGTAGTCTAGCTTCAATTCGTCGAGCAAAAGAAAAAGCAAAGCGTAAGCAGGAAATACTGCAGAAACACGACAAAATTTATAGAGAAGTAATTATTCCTGAGGTGATTACTGTAAGTGAGTTAGCCGGACGTATGGCAGAACGCGTTGCCGATGTAATTCGTGAACTGATGAAACTCGGTGTCATGGCTACTGCGCTTCAGTCAATTGATGCAGATACTGCAGAATTGATTGTTACAGCTTTTGGTCACAGTGCAAAAAGAGTGCAAGAGTCTGATGTTGAAAATATCTTGATTCAAGAGATAGATACCGCTGAAAATCTTCAACCAAGAGCGCCAGTAGTTACAGTCATGGGTCATGTTGATCATGGCAAAACCTCATTACTAGATGCATTAAAATCAACCGATATTGTAAGTTATGAGGCTGGGGGTATTACTCAGCATATAGGAGCTTATCGAGTTACTTTAGCTAATGGTAAAGCCATTACTTTTATTGATACTCCAGGTCATGAAGCTTTTACTGAAATGAGAATCAGAGGCGCTCAGGTAACTGACATAGTAATTCTGGTAGTTGCTGCTGATGATGGTATTAAAGCTCAGACTATTGAAGCGATTAATCATGCTAAGGCTGCTGGTGTTCCTATAGTTGTAGCAATTAATAAGATTGATAAGCCGGATATTAACCTCGATCGAGTAAAAAATGAGTTATTAATGCATGAATTAGTAGCTGAAGATCTTGGAGGAGATACTATGGTTATCCCAGTATCAGCTCTTAAAAAAATTAATCTCGATAAACTAGAAGAAGCAGTGTTGTTGCTAGCAGAGATGCAGGATCTTAAGGCAAATCCAGCAGCACCGGCTTCTGGTATAGTCATTGAATCAAGAATAGATAAAGGTAAGGGTATAATTGCTACAATATTAATTCAACGTGGAACACTTAAGAATAGTGATTTGATGGTAGCTGGTAGTACTTATGGTAGAATAAAGCGTATTAATAATGATAAAGGCATCGATATACTGAGTGCTGGCCCTACTGAACCTGTAGAAATTTATGGATTGAATGAAGCGCCACGTGCCGGAGACCGATTTGATGTAATTTTGAATGAAAAACATGCTCGTGATATTACCGAGTATCGTATGCGTTTGCTAAAAGAGAAGAAGGTGGCGGTTACGAAAGGCAGTAGTTTAGAAGATTTATTTATGAAAGCTTCTGGCGTCGGAGGCATCAAAGAATTAGCGATAATAATAAAAGGGGACGTGCAGGGGTCGGTTGAAGCAATTGCTACTAGCTTATTAAAATTACCTAATGATGAAGTGCGTGTAAAAATTCTACATCAGGCTGTTGGCGGTATCACAGAATCAGATGTAACCTTAGCTAGAGCTTCAAATGCAATAATTTTGGGTTTTAATGTCAGGTCTAACGCTAATGCGGCAAGCATGGCAGAAAAAGATAAAGCGGATATACGTTATTATTCCATTATCTATAACTTAATTGATGACATGAAAGCAATAATGAATGGTATGTTATCGCCAATTATGCGTGAACAATTTATCGGTTCAGTGGTAATCAGACAAATATTTAATATTACTAAAATTGGTAAAGTGGCTGGTAGTTATGTTACCAAGGGGGTAATTAAGAGAGGCGCTGGTGTGCGATTATTGCGTGATGATATCGTAATACATGAAGGTAAACTTAAAACGCTTAAACGTTTTAAAGAGGATGTTAAAGAAGTTAAAGAAGGTTTTGAGTGTGGTATTGCATTTGAGAATTATGATGATATAAAAGTTACTGATACTGTGGAAGTGTTTGAAGTTATTGAAGAGAAGAAACAATTATTTTAA
- the rpiB gene encoding ribose 5-phosphate isomerase B, translating to MKLYNIVIASDHSGYTLKDKIVHHLTNQNISVNDLGTHNTDTVDYPIYAKKVVTCILEDTASLGILICGTGIGMSITANRSSGIRAALCVNLFMSERARSHNDANILILGAKITDEQLALEMVDKFLSTKFEGGRHSVRVSQIG from the coding sequence ATGAAACTTTATAATATTGTAATTGCAAGTGATCATTCTGGATATACACTAAAAGATAAAATAGTTCATCATTTAACTAATCAAAATATTTCAGTAAATGACCTTGGTACACATAATACAGATACCGTAGATTACCCAATATATGCAAAAAAAGTTGTCACTTGCATTCTAGAAGATACTGCTTCCTTAGGTATTTTGATTTGCGGCACTGGGATTGGTATGTCTATTACTGCCAATAGAAGTTCTGGTATTCGAGCAGCATTATGTGTTAATTTATTTATGTCAGAAAGAGCAAGATCACATAACGATGCGAATATTCTTATACTTGGCGCTAAAATCACTGATGAGCAATTAGCTTTAGAAATGGTTGATAAGTTCCTAAGTACAAAATTTGAGGGCGGTCGACATAGTGTCAGAGTATCACAAATTGGTTAA
- a CDS encoding Re/Si-specific NAD(P)(+) transhydrogenase subunit alpha, whose amino-acid sequence MKIVALKERAKSERRVAITPEVAKLYIKKGHVVLVEKDIGTSAGFADQSYIDAGAQISAALEILADADIILKVQPSPLSSEINETDYARAGAIILGMLSPHTNFDYLKKMTAKEMCGIAMELVPRITRAQNMDVLSSQSNLAGYRAVLEAAYNFDRIFPMMMTAAGTISPAKVLILGVGVAGLQAIATAKRLGAAVFAYDVRSATREQVESLGAKFIAPDIQVSDMEDKSGYAKERSDADKVDQEQFLASVIRNYDIIITTAQIPGKPAPRLITSEMLDLIKPGSVIVDMATASGGNVDGSKLDEVMVRKGVKIIGWSNLAGKIAADSSKLYAKNLYNFLEHAIKNGKFDFDDEIVKQMLVKG is encoded by the coding sequence ATGAAAATTGTAGCATTAAAAGAACGTGCCAAATCAGAAAGGCGTGTAGCGATAACGCCTGAAGTAGCGAAATTATACATTAAAAAAGGGCATGTAGTTTTAGTAGAAAAAGATATAGGCACTAGTGCTGGCTTTGCTGATCAATCATATATTGATGCAGGAGCTCAAATATCAGCAGCACTTGAGATTTTAGCGGATGCTGATATCATTCTAAAAGTACAACCGTCACCATTATCAAGTGAAATTAACGAAACAGATTACGCAAGAGCTGGAGCAATTATTCTAGGAATGTTATCACCTCACACTAACTTTGATTATTTAAAAAAAATGACCGCTAAAGAGATGTGTGGAATTGCCATGGAATTAGTGCCGCGTATTACCAGAGCTCAGAATATGGATGTACTATCTTCACAAAGCAATCTTGCTGGTTATAGGGCAGTATTAGAAGCGGCGTATAATTTTGATCGAATATTTCCAATGATGATGACAGCAGCGGGTACTATATCACCAGCTAAGGTTTTGATTTTAGGAGTTGGTGTTGCTGGTCTACAAGCTATAGCAACAGCAAAGAGACTAGGTGCTGCGGTATTTGCTTATGATGTTAGAAGTGCAACTCGTGAGCAGGTAGAAAGTTTAGGGGCGAAATTTATAGCTCCAGATATTCAGGTCTCTGATATGGAAGATAAATCTGGTTATGCCAAAGAAAGATCGGATGCGGATAAGGTTGATCAGGAACAATTTCTAGCTAGTGTTATTAGAAATTATGACATTATTATTACTACTGCTCAAATACCAGGAAAACCGGCACCACGTCTTATTACCTCAGAGATGCTTGATTTGATAAAACCAGGATCAGTTATTGTCGACATGGCAACTGCTAGTGGAGGCAATGTTGATGGATCGAAGCTAGACGAAGTTATGGTTCGTAAAGGAGTGAAAATTATAGGTTGGTCTAATTTAGCCGGCAAAATTGCTGCTGATAGCTCGAAATTATATGCTAAAAATCTTTATAATTTTCTTGAACATGCAATAAAAAATGGCAAATTTGATTTTGATGATGAGATAGTAAAGCAAATGTTGGTGAAGGGCTAG
- a CDS encoding ribosome maturation factor RimP encodes MQNLEQKLFNIIEGTINQLGFELVKITLQNQPKMFEILIDKYDNQKVSVGDCQLVSKNISILLDVQDVIKDKYYLVVSSAGLERPLITFKDYHKFLGSEIKMRLKSTISGCSHYRGKIIKAENNIVYLKSDDKEVEVPFDLIKSANLVLTDDMFRKLLNK; translated from the coding sequence ATGCAAAATCTAGAACAAAAATTATTTAATATCATTGAGGGTACAATAAACCAGCTTGGCTTTGAATTAGTGAAAATCACTTTGCAAAATCAGCCCAAAATGTTTGAAATTTTGATTGATAAGTATGATAATCAAAAAGTAAGTGTTGGTGATTGTCAATTGGTGAGTAAAAATATATCCATTTTACTTGATGTGCAGGATGTCATTAAAGATAAGTATTATCTAGTAGTCTCTTCTGCCGGTCTTGAAAGACCATTAATTACGTTTAAAGATTATCATAAATTTTTAGGTTCTGAGATTAAAATGAGGCTGAAATCAACGATTAGTGGCTGTAGTCATTATAGAGGCAAAATAATTAAAGCAGAAAATAATATAGTGTACTTAAAGAGTGATGATAAAGAAGTAGAAGTACCATTTGACTTAATTAAGAGTGCTAATTTAGTTCTTACTGACGATATGTTTAGAAAGTTATTAAACAAATGA
- a CDS encoding outer-membrane lipoprotein carrier protein LolA, with translation MLKLVLFQLIFLYFGIATACAGNKEQSTINQFKSYLQTIKSIAVDFDQTDSNGTSSKGKLLISKPYKFRCNYYPPFPILIIGNKNYVSVYDYDMETVSRIKPKDNIFNFLLTDDTDFEQHFQVSSVTEQGRLLTVKLYHIISDRYSNITFNKDTQQLQKIEVFEDDNIITLKFDQMYKVSNFAEELFEFKNPDIFGPPDRMTKDELEKHIVLQQ, from the coding sequence ATGCTTAAACTAGTTTTATTTCAGTTGATCTTTTTGTATTTTGGTATAGCTACAGCTTGTGCCGGAAACAAAGAACAATCCACAATAAATCAATTTAAATCTTACTTACAGACAATAAAATCGATAGCAGTTGATTTCGATCAAACCGACTCAAATGGCACCAGTAGCAAAGGAAAACTACTAATTAGCAAACCTTATAAATTTCGCTGTAATTATTATCCACCATTTCCAATATTAATAATAGGCAACAAAAACTATGTTTCAGTTTATGATTATGACATGGAAACTGTTAGCCGTATTAAGCCCAAGGATAATATTTTTAATTTCTTACTAACTGATGATACAGATTTTGAGCAGCATTTTCAAGTATCGTCAGTTACTGAACAAGGTCGTCTATTGACTGTGAAACTTTATCATATAATTTCTGATCGTTACAGCAATATTACATTTAACAAAGATACTCAACAATTGCAGAAAATTGAGGTGTTTGAGGATGATAATATAATTACTTTAAAATTTGATCAAATGTATAAAGTATCAAATTTTGCTGAGGAATTATTTGAATTTAAAAATCCAGATATCTTTGGTCCACCTGATAGAATGACTAAAGATGAACTAGAAAAGCATATCGTACTACAACAATAA
- the nusA gene encoding transcription termination factor NusA, with protein sequence MINVGNVNVEILQIVEAVSREKGISKDHLITAMEQAVQVAGRRKYGNEHNIRAEISRKNGEIKLFRVLEVVELPENYFTQISLADARERKSDAKLGDEIYESLPPIDLGRVAAQTAKQVIIQRVNEAEREKQYQDFKDRKGEILSGTVKRIEFGNVIVDLGGRAEAIIKKDQLIKTENLKVNDRIKAYVQDVKFEPKGPQIFLSRVDDNMLAKLFELEVPEIYDGIIEIKNIARDPGSKAKIAVFAADSSVDPIGSCVGIRGGRVRAITNELGGEKIDIILWSKNIAQFVMNAMAPVEISKIVIDEDRGRVEIVVPTEQLSVAIGRRGQNVRLASRLTGWHIDVMTEEQESKRRTDEFNSTTELYMAALDVEEVIAQLLSVEGFISIEQIAAADINDLTAIDGFEEELASELKKRAVDYIDGKNNEIISKLEQLGVVQELIDMLALSPEHILTLAEYGIKTIEDLAEMTVDEFKVLVPNTNLSHQDIGVLIKIAREQS encoded by the coding sequence ATGATTAATGTTGGTAATGTAAACGTAGAAATTTTACAAATAGTTGAAGCAGTATCGCGAGAAAAAGGTATTTCTAAAGATCATTTAATTACGGCTATGGAACAAGCGGTGCAAGTTGCAGGTCGTAGAAAATACGGTAATGAGCATAATATACGAGCAGAAATTAGTAGAAAAAATGGTGAAATTAAATTATTTAGAGTATTAGAGGTAGTGGAATTACCTGAGAATTATTTTACACAAATTTCATTGGCAGATGCACGTGAACGGAAGTCAGATGCTAAGCTAGGTGATGAAATTTATGAAAGTTTACCACCTATCGATTTAGGTAGAGTAGCAGCACAAACAGCTAAGCAAGTTATTATTCAACGGGTTAATGAAGCAGAGCGAGAAAAGCAATATCAGGATTTTAAAGATAGAAAAGGTGAGATTCTGAGTGGGACAGTTAAGAGAATAGAGTTTGGTAATGTTATAGTTGATCTTGGTGGCCGAGCTGAGGCAATCATCAAAAAAGATCAATTGATTAAAACTGAAAATCTTAAAGTTAATGACCGAATTAAAGCGTATGTGCAAGATGTTAAATTTGAACCAAAAGGACCGCAAATTTTTCTTTCTAGAGTAGATGATAACATGTTAGCCAAATTATTTGAGCTAGAGGTGCCTGAAATTTATGATGGTATTATTGAAATTAAAAATATTGCACGTGATCCTGGTTCAAAAGCAAAAATTGCCGTCTTTGCTGCGGATTCTAGCGTAGATCCTATTGGTTCATGTGTTGGTATACGTGGTGGTAGGGTAAGAGCAATCACTAATGAATTAGGTGGAGAAAAGATAGACATAATACTTTGGAGCAAAAATATCGCTCAATTTGTTATGAATGCTATGGCTCCCGTGGAAATTTCAAAAATTGTTATTGATGAAGATCGTGGTCGAGTCGAAATTGTAGTGCCAACCGAGCAGTTAAGTGTGGCCATTGGCAGACGAGGACAAAATGTACGTCTTGCGTCCAGGCTTACAGGATGGCATATTGATGTAATGACTGAGGAGCAAGAGTCAAAACGTCGTACTGATGAATTTAATTCGACTACAGAGTTATATATGGCGGCTCTAGATGTTGAAGAAGTGATAGCGCAGCTTTTATCGGTTGAAGGTTTTATTAGTATTGAACAAATAGCGGCTGCAGATATTAACGATTTAACTGCTATTGATGGATTTGAAGAAGAATTGGCCTCTGAACTTAAGAAGCGTGCAGTAGATTATATTGATGGAAAAAACAATGAAATCATTAGTAAATTAGAACAACTAGGGGTTGTACAGGAATTAATAGATATGTTGGCTCTCTCTCCAGAACACATATTAACACTTGCTGAGTATGGTATCAAAACTATTGAAGATTTAGCTGAAATGACAGTGGATGAATTTAAAGTACTAGTGCCAAATACAAATTTGTCGCATCAAGATATTGGAGTGTTAATTAAGATTGCTAGAGAGCAAAGCTAA